The proteins below come from a single Bombus fervidus isolate BK054 chromosome 15, iyBomFerv1, whole genome shotgun sequence genomic window:
- the LOC139994986 gene encoding uncharacterized protein codes for MAMKRLPSLHRQFQRDQQFETAYRAVIQEYLELGHMTKVTSHHQSANEYYLPHHGVIKDSNTSTKLRVVFDGSAPSTTGVSLNDTLYTGPKLHEDLLNILLRFRSHQYVLTGDVEKMYRQFLVRPEDRTYQKILWRNSNGEVETYQINTVTFGLSAAPYLAIRCLKQLADDEGHRFPRASSVLQRDFYVDDALTGADTICEALSIRTELIEFLQLAGLKIRKWASNNQELLNGLSDHDINQNLQLSLNL; via the coding sequence ATGGCGATGAAACGACTACCCTCTCTTCATCGCCAATTCCAACGAGATCAACAATTCGAAACAGCGTATCGGGCGGTCATTCAGGAATATTTGGAATTGGGTCACATGACTAAAGTCACATCACATCACCAATCAGCTAACGAATACTATCTGCCACATCATGGCGTAATCAAGGACTCGAACACATCTACAAAGCTTCGCGTTGTGTTTGACGGATCTGCACCGAGCACTACCGGAGTTTCTTTAAACGACACCCTTTATACAGGACCGAAATTGCACGAGGACTTATTGAATATCCTCTTGAGATTCCGCTCTCATCAGTACGTTCTCACAGGCGATGTCGAGAAAATGTATCGACAATTCCTCGTGCGTCCGGAAGATCGAACGTATCAAAAAATTTTGTGGCGCAACTCAAACGGCGAAGTCGAAACTTACCAAATCAACACCGTTACATTTGGGCTGTCAGCTGCACCCTATCTGGCTATCCGATGTCTCAAACAATTAGCAGACGACGAAGGACACCGATTTCCGCGAGCTTCATCAGTATTGCAACGAGATTTTTACGTCGACGACGCACTTACCGGCGCTGACACGATATGCGAGGCGCTGTCAATCCGAACAGAACTTATCGAATTTCTCCAGCTGGCCGGtctaaaaatacgaaaatggGCATCCAACAACCAGGAACTACTCAACGGACTATCTGACCATGATATAAACCAAAATCTACAACTCAGTCTCAACCTTTAA